The proteins below are encoded in one region of Apostichopus japonicus isolate 1M-3 chromosome 22, ASM3797524v1, whole genome shotgun sequence:
- the LOC139964228 gene encoding uncharacterized protein — protein sequence MVVRMMTMTAFNDDNVHGDNGNGGSYGEDGDNGNGGSYGEDGDNGDGGSYGVGGDKCYGGSGDNGDGGSYGEDGDNSNGGSYGEDGDNGNGGSYGEDGDNGDGGSYGVGGDKCFGGSGDNGDGGSYGEDGDNSDGGSYGEDDDNGDGGSYGEDDDNGDGGSYVEDGDGGSYNDGGVMVAVVNVMVTVMVAIMVKVVVTLEINRTWTKYFKLIL from the exons ATGGTGGTGAGAATGATGACAATGACAGCTTTTAATGATGATAATGTGC ATGGTGATAACGGTAATGGGGGCAGTTATGGTGAAGATGGTGATAACGGTAATGGGGGCAGTTATGGTGAAGATGGTGATAACGGTGATGGTGGCAGTTATGGTGTAGGTGGTGATAAATGTTATGGTGGCAGTGGTGATAACGGTGATGGTGGCAGTTATGGTGAAGATGGTGATAACAGTAATGGGGGCAGTTATGGTGAAGATGGTGATAACGGTAATGGGGGCAGTTATGGTGAAGATGGTGATAACGGTGATGGTGGCAGTTATGGTGTAGGTGGTGATAAATGTTTTGGTGGCAGTGGTGATAACGGTGATGGTGGCAGTTATGGTGAAGATGGTGATAACAGTGATGGTGGCAGTTATGGTGAAGATGATGATAACGGTGATGGTGGCAGTTATGGTGAAGATGATGATAACGGTGATGGTGGCAGTTATGTTGAAGACGGTGATGGTGGCAGTTATAATGACGGTGGTGTAATGGTGGCAGTGGTAAATGTGATGGTAACGGTAATGGTGGCAATTATGGTGAAGGTGGTGGTAACATTAGAAATAAATCGGACTTggacaaaatattttaaacttATACTCTAG
- the LOC139964227 gene encoding uncharacterized protein — protein MVFRQHETQPPDNPGYPKYVADWKARMEEAYTKVRLNSQKAAQRNKKKLDRAIRNAASQSLNPGDRVLIKNTAPHLGPGKLRSHYEDKIHTVVSRQGDDMPVYKLQPEDGVGRNRILHRNLLMPCNYLCHENEDPHHPTPLQQQQNKGKQQGMKQQETSLQNDPPQGDLSPGEDDLSSGEDDDYLEQYMRIVANQPPQPDTTELIHQSSEGDPDLKQNPTQ, from the coding sequence ATGGTTTTCAGACAACACGAAACTCAACCGCCTGATAACCCTGGCTACCCCAAGTACGTGGCCGACTGGAAAGCTCGGATGGAAGAGGCCTATACAAAAGTGAGACTAAACAGTCAAAAAGCAGCTCAGAGGAACAAGAAAAAGTTGGATAGAGCAATCAGGAATGCAGCTTCACAAAGTTTGAATCCAGGTGATCGTGTCTTGATAAAGAATACCGCACCACATCTTGGACCTGGAAAGCTGAGATCACATTATGAGGACAAGATCCATACCGTAGTATCACGACAGGGAGATGACATGCCAGTGTACAAGCTACAACCAGAAGATGGAGTGGGCAGAAATAGAATTCTACATCGCAATCTTCTTATGCCATGTAACTACCTGTGCCATGAGAATGAGGACCCACACCACCCTACTCCTCTCCAGCAACAACAGAACAAAGGAAAGCAGCAAGGAATGAAGCAACAAGAGACATCATTGCAAAATGATCCTCCTCAGGGTGATCTTAGTCCCGGAGAGGATGATCTCAGTTCCGGAGAGGACGATGACTATCTCGAGCAATACATGCGGATTGTAGCCAACCAACCTCCCCAGCCCGACACCACAGAGTTAATTCACCAATCCAGTGAGGGAGATCCTGACTTAAAGCAAAATCCCACACAATAA